A region from the Dinoroseobacter shibae DFL 12 = DSM 16493 genome encodes:
- the upp gene encoding uracil phosphoribosyltransferase, with translation MTEHCTIVDHPLVQHKLTLMRDKGTSTSEFRRLLQEIALLLAYEVTRDLPLGTARIETPLEPMDAPKLEGKKLALISILRAGNGLLDGVLQLIPSARVGFVGLYRDEETLEPVEYYFKVPENLEERMVIAVDPMLATGNSSAAAIDMLKKAGAKDIRFLCLLAAPEGVKRMKEAHPDVPIVTAAVDSHLNEKGYIVPGLGDAGDRLFGTK, from the coding sequence ATGACCGAGCACTGCACCATCGTCGATCACCCCCTCGTGCAGCACAAGCTGACCTTGATGCGCGACAAGGGAACCTCCACCTCGGAGTTTCGGCGGCTGTTGCAGGAAATCGCGCTGCTGCTGGCCTATGAGGTGACGCGGGACCTGCCGCTCGGGACCGCGCGGATCGAGACCCCGCTGGAGCCGATGGACGCGCCGAAGCTGGAGGGCAAGAAGCTGGCGCTGATCTCGATCCTGCGGGCGGGCAACGGGCTGCTGGACGGGGTGTTGCAGCTGATCCCGTCGGCGCGGGTCGGGTTTGTCGGGCTCTACCGGGACGAAGAGACGCTGGAGCCGGTGGAGTATTACTTCAAGGTGCCGGAAAACCTTGAAGAGCGGATGGTGATCGCGGTGGATCCTATGCTGGCCACGGGCAACTCGTCCGCGGCGGCCATCGACATGCTGAAGAAGGCGGGCGCGAAGGACATCCGGTTTCTGTGCCTGCTGGCCGCGCCCGAAGGGGTCAAGCGGATGAAGGAGGCGCATCCGGACGTGCCGATCGTAACGGCGGCGGTGGACAGTCACCTCAACGAGAAGGGCTATATCGTGCCCGGTCTCGGGGATGCGGGCGACCGTCTGTTCGGCACCAAGTAG
- a CDS encoding long-chain-fatty-acid--CoA ligase, producing MGWLANETGLDKCAANYVPLTPLSHLARAALVYPDREAVVYGARRFTYAEYHARVSRLASALAGAGIAPGDVVATLLPNIPAMVEAHFGVPACGAVLNTINIRLDVDTVAYILSHGGAKAVLVDSQFLPLAAEACERLDGPAPLLIEVADDAAGVHALGGYTEYEDFLAGGDPDFPWIMPRDEWESLALNYTSGTTGRPKGVVYHHRGAYLMTMGTVISWRMVLYPRWLAIVPLFHCNGWNHSWMMPMLGGTVVCCRDVSAQAIYTAIAENGVTHFGGAPIVLNMIVNAPDAARRPFSHTVEVFTAGAPPAAATLAAIEELGFNVTQVYGLTETYGHVTECVWNPDWDTLPQAERAAIKARQGVALPQMEHITVMDPEMRQVPMDGATTGEVMMRGNSVMKGYYRNPDATAEAFAGGYFHSGDIALQHPDGYIQIADRAKDIIISGGENISSVEVEGALMHHPAVLLCAVVAKPDPTWGEVPCAFVELKDGKTAEEAEIIAFARERLAGFKTPKKVVFTELPKTSTGKIQKFELRNRAKAL from the coding sequence ATGGGCTGGCTGGCAAATGAAACCGGGCTCGACAAATGCGCCGCGAATTATGTGCCGCTGACACCGCTGAGCCATCTGGCCCGCGCCGCCTTGGTCTATCCCGACCGCGAGGCCGTGGTCTATGGCGCGCGCCGCTTCACCTACGCCGAATACCACGCCCGCGTCAGCCGCCTGGCCTCGGCGCTGGCGGGCGCGGGGATCGCCCCGGGCGACGTGGTGGCGACGCTCCTGCCCAATATCCCCGCCATGGTCGAGGCGCATTTCGGCGTGCCTGCCTGCGGGGCCGTGCTCAACACCATCAACATCCGGCTGGACGTGGACACGGTCGCCTATATCCTCTCCCACGGTGGCGCCAAGGCGGTGCTGGTGGACAGCCAGTTCCTGCCGCTCGCCGCCGAGGCCTGCGAACGGCTCGACGGGCCCGCGCCGCTCCTGATCGAGGTGGCCGACGACGCCGCAGGGGTCCATGCCCTGGGCGGCTACACGGAATACGAGGATTTCCTCGCGGGCGGCGACCCGGACTTCCCCTGGATCATGCCCCGGGACGAATGGGAAAGCCTGGCACTCAACTACACCTCCGGCACCACCGGGCGGCCCAAGGGCGTGGTCTACCACCACCGCGGCGCGTATCTTATGACCATGGGCACGGTGATCTCCTGGCGCATGGTGCTCTACCCCCGCTGGCTCGCCATCGTGCCGCTCTTTCACTGCAACGGCTGGAACCACAGCTGGATGATGCCCATGCTCGGCGGCACGGTGGTGTGCTGCCGCGATGTGTCGGCGCAGGCGATCTACACCGCAATCGCCGAGAACGGTGTCACCCATTTCGGCGGCGCGCCCATCGTGCTCAACATGATCGTCAACGCGCCCGACGCCGCCCGCCGCCCCTTTTCGCACACGGTGGAGGTCTTCACCGCCGGCGCGCCGCCCGCCGCCGCCACCCTCGCCGCGATCGAGGAGCTGGGCTTCAACGTCACGCAAGTCTACGGGCTGACCGAAACCTACGGGCACGTGACCGAATGCGTCTGGAATCCCGATTGGGACACCCTGCCCCAGGCCGAGCGCGCCGCGATCAAGGCCCGCCAGGGCGTGGCCCTGCCCCAGATGGAGCATATCACCGTGATGGACCCCGAGATGCGCCAGGTGCCCATGGACGGGGCCACCACGGGCGAGGTGATGATGCGCGGCAACTCGGTGATGAAGGGCTATTACCGCAACCCCGACGCCACCGCCGAAGCCTTCGCAGGCGGCTATTTCCACTCCGGCGACATCGCCCTGCAACATCCCGACGGCTACATCCAGATCGCCGACCGGGCCAAGGACATCATCATTTCCGGCGGCGAGAACATCTCCTCGGTCGAGGTGGAGGGCGCGCTGATGCACCACCCGGCGGTGCTGCTCTGCGCGGTGGTGGCCAAGCCGGACCCGACCTGGGGCGAGGTGCCCTGCGCCTTCGTCGAGCTGAAGGACGGCAAGACCGCCGAGGAGGCCGAGATCATCGCCTTCGCCCGCGAGCGGCTGGCAGGCTTCAAGACCCCCAAGAAAGTCGTCTTCACCGAACTACCCAAGACTTCCACCGGCAAGATCCAGAAGTTCGAGCTGCGCAACCGCGCCAAGGCCCTGTAA
- a CDS encoding DMT family transporter, protein MQMSSNHVPAAAGLLLLAMALIAFVDNFVRLIAEDAGLWQFLAVRSAMALPLLWGVARWRGWSLRPVRWRAVIQRSVLMATALTLYFAAVAVVPIAIAGAGLYTSPIFVLLISIVLFGVRIGVWRAAAVALGFAGVLLVLQPGSAAFSPLTLLPVLAGALYAAGALTTRRLCMGESPACLVFGFFLVMAVYGSLGLAVLALVGAGGAPGEASFFGTGWQEVTPRFLWLCLMQAILSLVAVGCLVRAYQIADPSYVSVFEYSFLPFAGVWGYLLWSDVPGPVAILGIGCILVAGCAIILRGRKVAA, encoded by the coding sequence ATGCAGATGTCGTCCAATCATGTGCCCGCTGCGGCGGGTCTGCTGTTGCTCGCGATGGCGCTGATCGCCTTTGTCGACAATTTCGTGCGGCTGATCGCCGAGGATGCGGGGCTGTGGCAATTCCTCGCCGTTCGCAGCGCGATGGCATTGCCGCTGCTGTGGGGTGTGGCGCGCTGGCGCGGCTGGTCGCTGCGGCCGGTCAGGTGGCGGGCGGTGATCCAGCGCTCGGTGCTCATGGCGACGGCGCTGACGCTGTATTTCGCAGCGGTGGCGGTGGTGCCGATCGCGATTGCGGGCGCGGGGCTTTATACCTCGCCGATCTTCGTGCTGCTGATCTCGATCGTGCTGTTCGGGGTGCGGATCGGGGTCTGGCGGGCGGCGGCGGTGGCCCTGGGGTTTGCCGGTGTGCTGCTGGTGCTGCAGCCGGGCAGCGCGGCGTTCTCGCCGCTGACCTTGTTGCCGGTGCTGGCGGGGGCCCTCTATGCGGCCGGGGCGCTGACCACGCGGCGGCTCTGCATGGGCGAGAGCCCGGCCTGCCTCGTGTTCGGGTTTTTCCTGGTGATGGCGGTCTATGGCAGCCTTGGGTTGGCGGTGCTGGCCCTGGTCGGGGCGGGTGGCGCGCCGGGGGAGGCGAGTTTCTTCGGCACGGGCTGGCAGGAGGTGACGCCGCGATTTCTGTGGCTGTGCCTGATGCAGGCGATCCTGTCGCTGGTGGCGGTGGGCTGCCTCGTGCGGGCCTACCAGATCGCGGATCCGTCCTATGTGTCGGTCTTCGAGTACAGTTTTTTGCCCTTTGCCGGGGTCTGGGGATACTTGCTGTGGTCGGATGTGCCAGGGCCGGTCGCGATCCTCGGGATCGGCTGCATCCTCGTGGCGGGCTGCGCGATCATCCTGCGCGGGCGGAAAGTGGCGGCCTGA
- a CDS encoding 3-hydroxyacyl-CoA dehydrogenase NAD-binding domain-containing protein, which translates to MTDFTMKTDADGVAIITWDVQGKSMNVMNQQGFEDLDALVDKALADDTVKGIIITSGKDSFAGGMDLNVIAKMRDDAGDDPARGLFEGVMAMHGILRKIERAGMDPKTNKGGKPVAAALPGTALGIGLEIPLACHRIFAADNPKAKIGLPEIMVGIFPGAGGTMRVSRKLGAMQAAPILLEGKLFEPKKAKMAGIVDEVVPAEELLDAAKAWVLSAKDTDIVKPWDLKGYKFPGGAPYHPAGFMTFVGASAMIHSKTMGVYPAAKALLSAVYEGAMVPFDTALKIEARWFTNVLMNPSSSAMIRSLFINKEALEKGAVRPDVPDQKVKKVGILGAGMMGAGIAYVSANAGIEVVLIDAAQESADRGKAHAAGILDKGIARKKVTPEKKDEVLARITATTDYAALEGCDLVVEAVFEDPGVKAEVTAKAEAVIPGDAIFATNTSTLPISELAKASARPEQFIGIHFFSPVDKMLLVEIIKGRQTGDVAVAKALDFVRQIRKTPIVVNDARFFYANRCIIPYINEGIRMVAEGVTPALVENAAKLVGMPLGPLQLVDETSIDLGVKIAKATKAAMGDAYPDGAVDEVLFWMADEGRLGRKSNAGFYTYDEAGKRGLLWEGLADRYPAAKEQPELTAVQHRLLMAQVLEAVRALEDGVLMDIREGDVGAILGWGFAPWSGGPLSWLDMIGAARAVEICDALTDTHGARFTTPALLREMAEKGETFYGRFGAETRKAA; encoded by the coding sequence ATGACCGATTTCACCATGAAAACGGACGCCGACGGCGTCGCCATCATCACTTGGGACGTCCAGGGCAAATCCATGAACGTCATGAACCAGCAAGGGTTCGAGGATCTCGACGCGCTGGTCGACAAGGCGCTGGCCGATGACACCGTCAAGGGGATCATCATCACCTCCGGCAAGGACAGCTTTGCGGGCGGCATGGACCTCAACGTCATCGCCAAGATGCGCGACGACGCCGGCGACGACCCGGCCCGTGGCCTCTTCGAGGGCGTGATGGCCATGCACGGCATCCTGCGCAAGATCGAGCGCGCCGGGATGGACCCCAAGACCAACAAGGGCGGCAAACCCGTCGCCGCCGCCCTGCCCGGCACCGCGCTCGGCATCGGGCTGGAGATCCCGCTCGCCTGTCACCGGATTTTCGCCGCCGACAACCCCAAGGCCAAGATCGGCCTGCCCGAAATCATGGTCGGCATCTTCCCCGGCGCGGGCGGCACCATGCGGGTGTCGCGCAAGCTGGGCGCGATGCAGGCTGCGCCCATCCTGCTCGAAGGCAAGCTTTTCGAGCCGAAAAAGGCCAAGATGGCCGGCATCGTGGACGAAGTGGTGCCCGCGGAGGAGCTGCTCGACGCCGCCAAGGCCTGGGTGCTCTCCGCCAAGGATACTGATATCGTCAAGCCCTGGGACCTCAAGGGCTACAAGTTCCCCGGCGGCGCGCCCTACCACCCGGCGGGCTTCATGACCTTCGTCGGCGCCAGCGCCATGATCCATTCCAAGACCATGGGCGTCTACCCGGCGGCCAAGGCGCTGCTGAGTGCGGTCTACGAAGGGGCCATGGTTCCCTTCGACACCGCGCTCAAGATCGAGGCGCGCTGGTTCACCAACGTCCTGATGAACCCGTCGTCCAGCGCCATGATCCGCTCGCTCTTCATCAACAAGGAGGCGCTGGAAAAAGGCGCCGTCCGTCCCGACGTGCCCGACCAGAAGGTGAAGAAGGTCGGCATCCTCGGCGCGGGGATGATGGGCGCGGGCATCGCCTATGTCTCGGCCAATGCCGGGATTGAAGTGGTGCTGATCGACGCCGCCCAAGAGTCCGCGGATCGCGGGAAGGCCCATGCCGCGGGCATCCTCGACAAGGGCATCGCGCGCAAGAAGGTCACGCCCGAGAAGAAGGACGAGGTGCTCGCCCGCATCACCGCCACCACGGACTATGCCGCCCTCGAAGGGTGCGACCTGGTGGTCGAGGCGGTGTTCGAAGATCCGGGCGTCAAGGCCGAGGTGACCGCAAAGGCCGAAGCCGTGATCCCCGGCGATGCGATCTTCGCGACCAACACCTCCACCCTGCCGATCTCGGAGCTGGCCAAGGCCAGCGCCCGGCCTGAGCAGTTCATCGGCATCCATTTCTTTTCGCCCGTGGACAAGATGCTGCTGGTGGAGATCATCAAGGGGAGACAGACCGGCGATGTGGCCGTGGCCAAGGCGCTCGATTTCGTGCGCCAGATCCGCAAGACGCCCATCGTGGTCAACGACGCGCGGTTCTTCTACGCCAACCGCTGCATCATTCCCTACATCAACGAAGGCATCCGCATGGTGGCCGAGGGCGTCACCCCGGCGCTGGTCGAAAACGCTGCGAAACTGGTGGGCATGCCGCTGGGGCCGCTGCAACTGGTGGACGAAACCTCCATCGACCTGGGCGTCAAGATCGCCAAGGCCACGAAAGCGGCCATGGGCGACGCCTACCCGGACGGCGCCGTGGACGAGGTGCTGTTCTGGATGGCGGACGAAGGCCGCCTGGGCCGCAAGTCCAATGCGGGCTTCTACACCTATGACGAGGCGGGCAAGCGTGGTCTGCTCTGGGAAGGGCTGGCCGACCGCTACCCGGCGGCCAAGGAACAGCCCGAGCTGACCGCCGTGCAGCACCGCCTGCTCATGGCCCAGGTGCTGGAGGCCGTGCGCGCCCTGGAGGACGGCGTGCTCATGGACATCCGCGAGGGCGACGTGGGCGCCATCCTCGGCTGGGGCTTCGCGCCGTGGTCCGGTGGCCCGCTCAGCTGGCTCGACATGATCGGCGCCGCCCGCGCGGTGGAGATCTGCGATGCGCTGACCGACACCCACGGCGCCCGCTTCACCACGCCCGCGCTCCTGCGCGAAATGGCCGAGAAGGGCGAGACCTTCTATGGCCGCTTCGGGGCGGAGACCCGCAAAGCCGCCTGA
- a CDS encoding acetyl-CoA C-acetyltransferase: MTEAYIYDAIRSPRGKGRKDGSLHEVTAVSLSAQTLNAIKDRNGLTGHAVEDVIWGNVTQVMEQGGCLARTAVLASDLDESIPGLAINRFCASGLEAVNLAANQVRGGGGQAYIAGGVEMMGRVPMGSDGAAIAADPSVAMKTYFVPQGISADIIATEYGISRDDADALAVASQRRAKAAWDENRFNGSVFTVRDQNGLNILDHDEYMRPETDMQSLGALKPAFKDMGEQMPGFDKIALMKYPHLEKIEHIHHAGNSSGIVDGSAALLIGNKAFGEAHGLKPRAVIKATAKIGTDPTIMLTGPVPATEKILADSGMSISDIDLFEVNEAFSSVVLRFMQAFDVDHDKVNVNGGAIAMGHPLGATGAMILGTLLDELERTGKGTGLATLCVASGMGAATIIERV, encoded by the coding sequence ATGACCGAAGCCTATATCTACGACGCGATCCGCAGCCCCCGCGGCAAGGGCCGCAAGGACGGCAGCCTGCACGAGGTGACCGCCGTCAGCCTGTCGGCCCAGACCCTCAACGCGATCAAGGACCGCAACGGGCTGACCGGCCACGCGGTCGAGGACGTGATCTGGGGCAACGTCACCCAGGTGATGGAACAGGGCGGCTGCCTCGCGCGGACCGCCGTGCTCGCGTCTGACCTGGATGAGAGCATCCCCGGCCTTGCCATCAACCGCTTCTGCGCCTCGGGGCTGGAGGCCGTGAACCTCGCCGCCAATCAGGTGCGCGGCGGGGGCGGTCAGGCCTACATCGCCGGTGGGGTCGAGATGATGGGCCGCGTGCCCATGGGCTCCGACGGGGCGGCCATTGCCGCCGACCCCAGCGTCGCGATGAAGACCTATTTCGTCCCCCAAGGCATCTCCGCCGACATCATCGCCACGGAATACGGCATCAGCCGCGATGACGCGGACGCGCTGGCCGTGGCCAGCCAACGCCGCGCCAAGGCCGCCTGGGACGAGAACCGCTTCAACGGCTCGGTCTTCACCGTGCGCGACCAGAACGGGCTGAACATTCTCGATCACGACGAATACATGCGCCCCGAGACCGACATGCAGTCGCTCGGCGCGCTCAAGCCCGCCTTCAAGGATATGGGCGAGCAGATGCCCGGCTTCGACAAGATTGCCCTGATGAAATACCCCCATCTGGAGAAGATCGAGCATATTCACCACGCCGGGAACTCGTCGGGCATCGTCGACGGCTCCGCCGCCCTGCTGATCGGCAACAAGGCGTTCGGCGAGGCCCACGGGTTGAAACCCCGCGCCGTGATCAAGGCGACGGCCAAGATCGGCACGGATCCCACGATCATGCTGACCGGGCCTGTCCCCGCCACGGAAAAGATCCTGGCCGATTCGGGCATGAGCATCTCGGACATCGATTTATTCGAGGTGAACGAGGCGTTCTCCTCGGTCGTTCTGCGCTTCATGCAGGCCTTCGATGTGGACCACGACAAGGTCAACGTGAACGGCGGCGCGATCGCCATGGGCCACCCGCTGGGCGCGACGGGGGCCATGATCCTCGGCACGCTCCTGGATGAGCTGGAGCGCACCGGCAAGGGCACCGGCCTCGCCACCCTTTGCGTCGCCTCCGGCATGGGTGCCGCCACCATCATCGAACGCGTGTGA
- a CDS encoding glutathione S-transferase family protein: MTVKLHCFGESGHSYKAALALTLAGIDWTPVYVDFFKGGGRSPEHLTLNPMGECPVLVDGDLTLTQSGVILDYLSEKTGRFGLHDPAIRRDVLRWVLWDNHKMSSVAGVTRFLMNFLPVDKQPAEVIAWHQGRLRGALKTLDAALAGRDWLVGPDVTAADISCCSYLFYPEPFGFDRAEYPNIDRWLDGLKALPGWKHPYDLMPRAYPAAA; this comes from the coding sequence ATGACCGTGAAACTGCACTGTTTCGGCGAATCCGGGCATTCCTACAAGGCGGCTCTCGCGCTCACTCTCGCCGGGATCGACTGGACCCCGGTCTACGTGGATTTCTTCAAGGGCGGCGGGCGCAGCCCCGAGCATCTGACGCTGAACCCCATGGGCGAATGCCCGGTTCTGGTGGACGGCGACCTGACCTTGACCCAGTCCGGCGTGATCCTCGACTATCTGTCGGAGAAAACCGGCCGCTTCGGCCTGCACGACCCGGCGATCCGGCGCGATGTGCTGCGCTGGGTGCTCTGGGACAATCACAAGATGTCCTCCGTCGCGGGCGTCACCCGGTTCCTGATGAACTTCCTGCCCGTCGACAAACAACCCGCCGAGGTCATCGCCTGGCACCAGGGCCGCCTGCGCGGCGCGCTCAAGACGCTGGATGCCGCGCTCGCAGGCCGGGACTGGCTCGTGGGGCCCGACGTGACTGCCGCCGACATCTCCTGCTGCTCCTATCTCTTTTACCCCGAACCGTTCGGGTTCGACCGCGCCGAATACCCGAATATCGACCGCTGGCTCGACGGGCTCAAAGCCCTGCCCGGCTGGAAACACCCTTATGACCTGATGCCCCGCGCCTACCCGGCCGCGGCATGA